The following proteins are encoded in a genomic region of Nicotiana sylvestris chromosome 4, ASM39365v2, whole genome shotgun sequence:
- the LOC104242333 gene encoding protein AGENET DOMAIN (AGD)-CONTAINING P1-like has product MLLKASNTIAFKKQETRKIPFQKGDEVEIASHEYGFIGSYYTATIVSFVGDYHYKVKYKTLLTDDNSAPLEEIVTVGEVRPTPPEKQENLPENNFCLYDMVDAFDNDGWWFGFITGKIGGNYYVYFPTTADKVAYPPEVLRFHQEWSNGKWKKEGVFDLY; this is encoded by the coding sequence ATGCTTTTAAAAGCATCAAACACAATAGCATTCAAGAAACAAGAAACAAGAAAAATACCATTTCAAAAGGGAGATGAAGTTGAAATAGCAAGTCATGAATATGGTTTCATTGGTTCTTACTACACAGCAactattgtttcttttgttggtGATTATCATTATAAAGTCAAGTACAAAACTCTATTAACAGATGATAATTCTGCGCCATTAGAGGAGATTGTTACTGTCGGCGAAGTCCGTCCAACGCCACctgaaaaacaagaaaatttgCCGGAAAATAATTTTTGTTTGTATGATATGGTTGATGCATTTGATAATGATGGTTGGTGGTTTGGATTTATAACTGGAAAAATTGGAGGAAATTATTATGTTTATTTCCCTACAACTGCTGATAAAGTTGCATATCCTCCTGAAGTTTTGAGATTTCATCAAGAATGGTCCAATGGCAAGTGGAAAAAGGAAGGAGTTTTTGACTtatactga
- the LOC138889220 gene encoding protein ALP1-like, which translates to MTPLAFTDLCEMLVREGDLRPTLQATVEEQVAKTLYLLAHKTTNRELAFIFRRSGESDCIGAIDGTHIRVKVSQREAPRYRGRKYYSTQNVLAACTFDLKFIYVLAGWEETASDSRIMKEALNRQDPLKLSEGKYYLVDAGLMLRSGLITPYRGERYHLKEYSRNPPRNPRELFNLRYASLRNAIERAFGVLKKRFPIISSSTEPSYGVETQKLIIFSCCILHNYLRSADPNDELLAQVDAELMNDNDVHEEPPNPRESSEEFRKGELIRDGIAADMWANYQV; encoded by the exons ATGACCCCTTTAGCTTTTACCGATTTATGTGAGATGTTAGTTAGAGAGGGTGATCTTAGACCAACACTTCAAGCTACAGTTGAAGAGCAAGTTGCAAAAACACTTTACCTGTTAGCGCATAAAACGACAAATCGCGAGTTAGCTTTTATCTTTCGACGATCTGGGGAGTCG GATTGTATTGGTGCCATTGATGGAACACATATACGTGTTAAAGTTTCACAACGTGAAGCACCTAGATACCGTGGAAGAAAATATTATTCAACACAAAATGTATTGGCTGCATGCACATTTGATTTAAAATTCATATATGTGTTAGCTGGTTGGGAAGAGACGGCATCTGATTCAAGAATCATGAAAGAAGCGTTAAATAGACAAGACCCGCTAAAACTTTCAGAAg GAAAATACTACCTTGTTGATGCTGGATTGATGTTGAGAAGTGGACTTATTACGCCTTATCGTGGGGAGCGATATCACTTGAAAGAGTATTCAAGAAATCCACCTCGAAATCCTCGTGAATTATTTAATCTGCGATACGCATCTTTGCGTAATGCTATTGAACGAGCTTTTGGAGTTCTTAAAAAGAGATTTCCTATAATTTCTAGTTCAACTGAACCGTCATATGGTGTTGAAACTCAAAAGCTTATTATTTTTTCATGTTGTATTTTGCACAACTACTTAAGAAGTGCAGATCCAAATGATGAGTTACTTGCACAAGTTGATGCGGAGCTTATGAATGATAATGATGTGCATGAAGAACCACCAAATCCTAGGGAAAGTAGTGAGGAGTTTAGAAAGGGGGAGTTGATTAGAGATGGCATAGCAGCTGACATGTGGGCTAATTATCAAGTTTAA